CAGGGCCGTCTGCGCGCCCGACCCGCCCGCCAGGGAGGTCAGCAGCGCGCCCAGCAGGGCGAGGTGTCGCATACCCGCATGGTATCGCTTCCAGCGCAGGGGTTGATGGTGGATGGATGATGGTTGATAGAGGGGGTCCCCCCAGTCCCCGGCATGGAACAGGGGAGAGGTCGCCCCCTCCCCACATCCCACAACCTCCTGCCCACAACCCAGCTGTCAGCCGGTGTTGCGGACGCCCGCCGCGATGCCCTGAATGCTCAGGAGCAGGGGACGTTCGAACTCGTCCAGGCCACCGTCCTTGCCGCGACTGCGGCGCAGGAGTTCCACCTGGATGCGGTGAATCGGGTCGATGTACGGGTTGCGCAGGCCGATGCTTTCCTTCAGGCGCGGCTCGTTCGCCATCAGGTCCGCGCCGACCACGTCCTGCACCAGCGCGACTGTGCGGGCGTAGGCGTCCTTGAGGTGCGTGGCGAGCGGGTGCGCGTCCCCCTCGGGCAGCAGGCGCAGGTACTCGTCGAAGATCAGCGGGTCGCTCTTGGCGAGGCTCATCTGCGCGTTGTCCAGCACCGTGCGGAAGAATGGCCAGGTGGCGTACATCTCGCGGGCGGTCTCCACGCCGATCTCCTGCAGGCCCTCGCAGAGCCCGTACCAGCCGGGGAGGTTGGCGCGGTTCTGCGTCCAGCTCATCACCCACGGAATGGCGCGCAGGTTGCCCAGCGTGGGCGCGCCGGGACGACGCACCGGACGGGACGCGATGTTCAGGCGGGCGATCTCGTGGATGGGCGTGACGTGCTCGAAGAACGGCAGGAACGCCGGGTCGTCCACCAGCGCGCGGTACGCGCGGGCGCTGCTCGCGGCGGCGCGGGTCATGGCGTCCGTCCAGGCGGGATTCAGCTCCCCGGCCGGGCGCGCGGCGGACAGCAGCAGCCCGTACAGCGCCTGCTCGAGGTTGCGGCGCGCCAGGACCGGGTGGCTGTACTTGTCGGCCAGCGCCTCGCCCTGCTCGGTGATGCGCAGCCCCGCGTCGATGGTCCCCGCAGGCTGCCCGAGGATCGCGCGGCTGGCCGGGCCACCGCCACGGCCGATGCTGGTGCCGCGCCCATGGAAGAAGCGCCAGCGCACCCCGGCGCGGCGGCACACGTCGCTGATCTGCCGCTGCGCCTCGTGCAGCGCCCAGTTCGCCGCGAGGAAGCCCGTGTCCTTGTTGCTGTCGCTGTAGCCCAGCATGATCTCCTGCACGTCGTCACCCAGCACCGCGCGGTACTCGGGCAGCGACAGCAGTTCCCACACGACCTGCGGCGCCCGCTGGAGGTCGTCCAGCGTCTCGAACAGCGGCACGGGCAGGATGCGCAGCCCCACCTCGCGCGCCAGGATCAGCGGTTCCAGCACGTCACTGACCGACTCGGCCATGCTGATCACGTACCGTCCGAACGCGCGCGGCCCGGCGCGGCGCACCGCGTCCCGCACCTCTCGGATCGGCCCCACAGCCGTCTCCAGGGTGTCGGGCAAAGCCTCCCCGGCGGGCCACAGCGGGCGGCGCGAACGCAGCTCGCGGATCAGGAGTTCCTGCTTGGCATGCTCGGGCAGCGCCGCGTAGTCGGCCTCCACGCCGGAGGCGCGCAGCAGTTCCGCGACCGCCGCGCCCGTCTGCCCGCTGTGCTCGCGCACGTCCAGGCTCACGAGATGCTGCCCGAACACCCGCGCGACCGTCAGCAGCGGTGACAGCAGCTGCTCCGCCGTGCGGCGCTGCCCGTCCGCGATCAGGCGGGCCTCCAGGGCCTCCAGGCGACCCACCAGATCCAGCGTCTGACCGTCCTTCACCGCGTCGAACAGGCTCTGAAGCTCCTCGCGGTACGCCTCCTCGCCCTCGTCCTCCTGGCTGAGGTCCGCGAACGCCTGCCGGATCAGGCCCAGCATCACCTCGCGCGCCCGCTCGCCGTGCAGCGCCAGCGTCTCCCGCGTCGCCTGCGGCGTCACGAACGGGTTCCCGTCCCGGTCCCCGCCCATCCACGACGAGAAGCTCAGCGGCAGCGTCGCCGCCGTGTCCCGCCCGAACACCTCCCGGAACGCCGCGTGCAGATCACGCTGGAGCGCCGGGAGGGCCTGCGCGATGCTCGATACGTACGTCAGGCCGCCCTTCACCTCGTCCAGCACGGTGGGTTTCAGGCGGCGCAGTTCCGGCGTGCGCCACAGCGCCTCCACGTGCGCGGCGATCGCGGCCGCCTCCGGGCCGTCCACGCCCCGTCACTCAGGGTCGGCAGGGCCCGCGCCACCTGCTCCAGGTGACGGCGCACCGTTCGGCGGCGCATCTCGGTCGGGTGCGCCGTGAACGTCAGCCCCAGGTCCAGCCGCGAGAGCAGCGCCTCGACCTCCTCGGCCCTCAGGCCCTGCGCCTTCAACTCCTGCATCGCCTGCGCCAGACTCTGCGGCCGCACCCCGCCCGACGCCGCCAGCACCCGCACCCGCTCGTACTCCTCGGCCAGGTTCACCAGCTGGAAGTACCACGTGAACGCCCGCGCCAGATTCCCCGCGTCCGGCCCCGACAGTCCCGCCAGCATCGCGCGCAGCTCCGCGTCGCTGCCCCCGGCCCGCACCTCGCGCACCAGGGCGCGCGTGCGCTCCACCAGCTCGAAGAACGCCTCGCCCTCCTGTTCCTTCAGCACCTGCCCCAGCGTGCGGCCCAGCAGGTTCACATCACTCCGAATGCTCATGCTCACTCCCTTCAACCGGCTGGCGCGTGCGCCCGACAGCAGTTCTTCCGTTGCGCCAGTGGCGAGGACAGCACGCCCACCGGCTTCATTCCAGATCGCTGCCCACGGCGGGTCCTCGCGCTGCGGCGCAGCTCTGCGAGTCCGCTCGGGTCAGCTCTCTTTCCGGAAGGACACCGTCAGAAGAGCGGTGGTCAGCTCTCCTGCCCTTCCACGTAACGGTACCGTTCAATGCCCACGGCGCGGTTGCCCTCTATCTGGACAAAGACGCCGTTCAGTTCCGACGGACCGTCCGCCGCGCCGTACCGGTGCGGCCGCTCGGTCACGAACCGCTCGATTGGCCCGTGCGGGTCACTGCCGATGATCGACTCGAACGGCCCCGTGAACCCCGCGTCCGCCTGGAACGCCGTGCCGCCCGGCAGGATCCGCGTATCCGCCGTGGGCACGTGCGTGTGCGTGCCGATCACCGCCGCCACCCGCCCGTCCAGGTACCGCGCCATGCCCTGCTTCTCGCTGGTCGCCTCCGCGTGGAAATCCACGAACACGCTGCCCAGATCGTCCCGTTCCAGCAGCGTGTCCATCGCGCGGAACGGGTTGTCCACCGCCTCCATGAACACCCGGCCCAGCAGGTTCACGACCGTCAGCCGCTCCGTGCCCTGCGCGGTCTTCACGTCGAAGCTGCGCCAGCCCACCCCCGGCGTGCCCGGATCGCTGTAGTTCAGCGGGCGCACGATCGGGTACGTGCCCTCGTCCTGCATCAGCACGTACACGTCCTTGTGATGCCACGCGTGATTCCCCAGCGTCATGCAGTGCGCCCCGGCCTTCAACGCGCCGTCCGCGCCCTCGCGGTGCAGGCCGAAGCCGCCCGCCGCGTTCTCCATGTTCACCACGATGAAATCCGCCCTGGAGCGCAGGGTCGGGAGATGCGCGCCCAGCACCCGCCGCCCCGCCGCCGCGAACACGTCCCCCACAAACAACAGCCTGATCATTCGGTCAGACTAGCGCGGGGCAGCCCGGTTGCCCGTTGAGCCGCGCAGGGAGTGTTCCTCACGCGGACGTGGTGGACTGGCGGGGTGGACTCACGGGAACTCCTGGTTCTACCTCCGGCGGAGGTGGCGGCCCTGCTGCGCGCCGCCCCGGCGTCGGTGCGGGTCCTGGGTGTGGGCAGCGACCACCGCGCCTACGCGCTGGGGGAGGACCGGGTGGTGCGCCTGCCCCGCTGGCCCGGCGGGGGAGAGGCCCTGCGGCGCGAAGCCCGGTTGCTGGCGTGGCTGACTCCCCGGCTGCCCGGCGTGGGGCTGCCGGAGGTGCTGCACCTGGGTGCCGCCTCGCCGCTGGCCCCGGAGGGCTTCAGCGTGGCGCGGCGCGTGCCGGGCGGGTCGGCACTGGGGCAGTCGCTGCCCGATCCGGCTGGACTGGGTGGGCTGCTGGGGCGCTGGCTGGCCGACCTGCACACCCTGAATCCGCGGGGGTCCGGGCTGGGCGTGGATCTCGACCCGACCGGGCACGACTGGCGGAACGCCGCGCTGGAGGACCTGAGGGTCGCGGCGGACGCGGGTGTCCTGCCAGAGGCGGCGGCGTGGGCGGGTCGCGTGCAGGCCGTGCCCGACCTGCGTGAGGTGGTCCCGGTGCCCCTTCACGGTGATTTCGCGGCTGAGCACGTTCACCTGGACGGCCAGGGAGACTTTGCGGGTGTGCTGGACTGGGCGGACGCGGCGCTGGGTGACCCGGCGCGGGATCTGGCGGGCCTGATCCACTGGGGTGACCCGGCGCTGCTGCAGGCGGCGCGGAATGTGTATCCAGCGTCCGGTGCCGTGTGGGAGCGGGCGGCGTGGTACGCGCTGTGCCGCGCGCTGGGGGATCTGGCGTTCGCGGTGGGGGAGGGGCAGCCCGCGTACCTGGAGGCGGGACGGCGGGCGCTGAACGGGCTGCGGGGCTGGTGGACAAACGCCCCGCCGCGGTCTTAAACTTGAACCGAGTCTAATTTTATAGGTATCTCGCAGGAGGTCGCATGAAGATTCAGAAAGCCGCAGTCATCGGCGCAGGCGTCATGGGCGCTGCCATCGCCGCCCAGCTCGCCAACGCCGGGATTCCCGTCACCCTGCTGGACATCGTCCTGCCCGACAACCCCGACCGCAACTTCCTCGCCAAGAGCGGCGTGCAGCGCGCCCTGAAAGCCCGCCCCGCCGCGTTCATGGACGCCCGCCGCGCCGGACTGATCCAGGTGGGCAACCTCGAAGACGACCTGAAGAAACTCAAGGACGCCGACTGGATCATCGAGGCGATCATCGAGAAACTCGACGCCAAACGCGACCTGTGGGCGCGGGTCGAGCAGGTCGCCAAGAAGACCGCGATCATCAGCAGCAACTCCAGCGGCATCCCCATGCACCTCCAGATTGAGGGCCGCAGCGAGGACTTCCAGCGCCGCTTCGTGGGCGCGCACTTCTTCAACCCGCCCCGCTACCTGCACCTGCTGGAAGTCATCCCCACCCCCAAGACCGACCCCAAGGTCACCGAGGCCTTCAGCGAGTTCGCGGAAACCACGCTCGGCAAGGGCATCGTCGTCGCCAACGACGTGCCGGGCTTCGTCGCCAACCGCATCGGCGTGTACGGCATCGTCCGCGCCATGGACCACATGGTCAAGGCCGGACTGACCCCCGCGCAGGTGGACCAGCTGACCGGCCCCGCGCTGGGCCGCGCCAGCAGCGCCACCTTCCGCACCGCCGACCTGTCCGGCCTGGACATCATCTACCACGTCGCCAACGACCTGGGCAAAGCCACCCCGGACGACGAGGACTTCACCCTCACGCCCGCCTTCCGCGCCCTCGTGGAAGAGAAGAAGTGGCTGGGCGACAAGACCGGCAGCGGCTTCTACAAGAAGACCAAAGACGAGAAGGGCAAAACCAAGATCCTCAACCTGAACCTCGACACCTTCGAGTACGAGGACCAGGGCAAGGTCAAGGTCGCCGCCGTGGACGCCGTCAAGGGCCAGCCCCTCGCCGCCCGCGTCAAGGCCCTGTACGCCGCCGAAGGTAAGGAAGGCGAATTCCTGCGCGGCGTCATGAACGACGGCTTCTGGTACGCCGCCAAGATGGCCGGGAACGTCAGTGGCCGCCTCCAGGACATCGACAACGCCCTCAAGTGGGGCTTCGGCTGGGAACAGGGTCCCTTCGAGACCATGGACACCCTGGGCGTCCAGACCGTCATCGCGAACCTCGAAGCCGAGGGCCGCACCCTGCCCCCCCTGCTGGCCGCCATGAAAGCCAGTGGCCGCGACGCCTTCTACCAGAACGGCGAGATCGTCACCCCCGACGGCCAGCCCACCCCCTACCAGGCCCCGTACTTCATCCTGACCGACCTGAAGAAGGACGCCACCAAGATCGTCAAGAAACGCGCCGGGGCCAGCGTCATCGACCTGGGCGACGGCGTCCTCCTGGCCGAATGGCACGCCAAGATGAACGCCCTCGGTGAGGACCAGCTCCGCACCGTGCAGGACGCCCACAAACTCGTGCAGGACATGGGCTACGCGGGTCTCGTCATCGGCAACCAGGGCGACAACTTCAGCGCGGGCGCCAACCTGCCTTTGATCCTCTCGCAGGCCCAGGCGGACGAGTGGGACGAACTCGACGACATGATCAAGCAGTTCCAGCAGGTCACCACCAGCCTGCGCTTCAGCCCCCACCCCACCGTCGCCGCACCCTTCGGCATGACCCTCGGCGGCGGCGCCGAATTCACCCTGCACGCCGACCACGTCGTCGCCAGTGCAGAACTGTACATGGGCCTCGTGGAAGTCGGCGTGGGCCTCATCCCCGGCGGCGGCGGCACCAAGGAAATGCTGCTTCGCTTCACGGACATGCAGCAGCCCAGCCAGCGCCTCGGCGCCACCCTGCTCCCCGCCGTGCAGCGCGCCTTCGAACTCATCGGCACCGCCAAGGTGAGCACCAGCGCCCTCGAAGCCCGCAACCTCGGGTTCCTGCGCGACACCGACACCGTCGCCATGAACAAAAACCACATCCTGCAAGACGCCAAACGCCAGGTCATCGCCCTGGCCCCCGGCTACGTGCAACCCACCCCCGCCACGACATCCCCGTCATGGGCGACGCCGCCATCGGCGCGATCAAGAGCGCCCTGCACGGCATGCACCAGGGCGGCTACATCACCGACTACGACCTCGTCGTGTCCGAACAGCTCGCCAAGGTCCTGTCCGGCGGCACCGGCAACAACCGCACCGCCAAAGTCAGCGAACAGCACCTCCTCGACCTCGAACGCGAAGCCTTCCTCACCCTCCTCGGGAAGAAAGGCACCCAGCAGCGCATCGAGCACATGCTCAAGACCGGCAAACCGCTCAGGAACTGAGCCCCACCTCTCCCTGGGAGGTGCCCCGCAGGGGCGGACTCTCAGAGCTGCGAAGCAGAGGGGGCGAGAGGGGGTGCGCCAGCAGCGCCGCGGGCCACCCCCACCCGGCCTCCCCCCTGAAGGGGGAGGAGCAAGTCACCTCCGCCCCGCACCTTCTGCAAGGATGACCGCATGACCCGCCTGACCGACCGACTCCTGAACGTCCGTAAACGCCGCGCCCTCGGCTGGGCCGCCCTGGCCTACGCCGGGGTGGTGCTGGCGGGTGCGCTGGTGGGGGCGGACATCACCCTGCGGAGTAAGACGCGCTGGGTGAAGGGCGTGTTCGTGCCGGTGGGTCGGCGCGGGAACGAGGTGTACCTGCCCGCCAGTGCGGAGACGCTCTCGCGCGGTCCGATCGGGATCGTGCCGCTGCTCCCGAACAAGGGGCACGCGGTGCTGGGTGAACGGAAGGTCGTCGGCACCCTGGTGCGCCGCGAGGTGCAGGACGAACGCGGCGTGCTGCCCAACGGCGCACTCGCGTGGGCCAGCACGTTCGTGTACAACGGCACGCCCGCCCAGCTGGGCGTGGAGTTCGAGCACACCGCCGTTCACACGCCGCTGGGCGACATGCCCGCGTGGCACATCCCCCCCAGCGGTGATAACCAGGGCCGCGCGGACGCCGTCGTGATCGTCATCCACGGGCACGGCGGACAGCGCGCCCAGGCCCTCCGGATGCTCCCCGCGCTGCGGCGCACCGGGACGGGCAGTCTGTTCGTCACGTTCCGCAACGCGCACGGCGCGCCCCGCAGCGAGAGCGGGTACCTGACCCTGGGCGACCAGGAAGCCGAGGACGTCATCAGCGCCCTGCACTGGGCGCAGCGGGCCGGGTACAGACGGGCCGTGCTGTACGGGTTCAGCATGGGCGGCAACATCGCCCTCAGCGCCCTGCGCGAACGGCACCAGCCGTACCCGATTCCCGTCACGGGCGTCATGCTCGACTGCCCCGCGCTGGACTGGCGCGCCACCATCCTCTCCCAGGGCCAACGCTTCGGCCTCCCCCCCTTCCTCGCGCGGCACGTCGCCACCTTCACCCAGTGGGTCGTGACGCGCCGCAGCGGCCAGGACTTCGACACCGTCGACCAGATCCGCGCCGCACCCAGCTTCAACCTCCCCATCCTCATGTGGCACGGCACGCGCGACCGCACCATTCCCATCGCGCAGGCCGACGCGCTGGCCGCCGCCCGCCCCGACCTGATCGAATACCACCGGGTCGAAGGCGGCAAACACATCCGCGTGTGGAACATCAACCCCGAACAGTACGACG
This region of Deinococcus sp. JMULE3 genomic DNA includes:
- a CDS encoding TIGR00282 family metallophosphoesterase, which codes for MIRLLFVGDVFAAAGRRVLGAHLPTLRSRADFIVVNMENAAGGFGLHREGADGALKAGAHCMTLGNHAWHHKDVYVLMQDEGTYPIVRPLNYSDPGTPGVGWRSFDVKTAQGTERLTVVNLLGRVFMEAVDNPFRAMDTLLERDDLGSVFVDFHAEATSEKQGMARYLDGRVAAVIGTHTHVPTADTRILPGGTAFQADAGFTGPFESIIGSDPHGPIERFVTERPHRYGAADGPSELNGVFVQIEGNRAVGIERYRYVEGQES
- a CDS encoding phosphotransferase, whose protein sequence is MAALLRAAPASVRVLGVGSDHRAYALGEDRVVRLPRWPGGGEALRREARLLAWLTPRLPGVGLPEVLHLGAASPLAPEGFSVARRVPGGSALGQSLPDPAGLGGLLGRWLADLHTLNPRGSGLGVDLDPTGHDWRNAALEDLRVAADAGVLPEAAAWAGRVQAVPDLREVVPVPLHGDFAAEHVHLDGQGDFAGVLDWADAALGDPARDLAGLIHWGDPALLQAARNVYPASGAVWERAAWYALCRALGDLAFAVGEGQPAYLEAGRRALNGLRGWWTNAPPRS
- a CDS encoding alpha/beta hydrolase, coding for MTRLTDRLLNVRKRRALGWAALAYAGVVLAGALVGADITLRSKTRWVKGVFVPVGRRGNEVYLPASAETLSRGPIGIVPLLPNKGHAVLGERKVVGTLVRREVQDERGVLPNGALAWASTFVYNGTPAQLGVEFEHTAVHTPLGDMPAWHIPPSGDNQGRADAVVIVIHGHGGQRAQALRMLPALRRTGTGSLFVTFRNAHGAPRSESGYLTLGDQEAEDVISALHWAQRAGYRRAVLYGFSMGGNIALSALRERHQPYPIPVTGVMLDCPALDWRATILSQGQRFGLPPFLARHVATFTQWVVTRRSGQDFDTVDQIRAAPSFNLPILMWHGTRDRTIPIAQADALAAARPDLIEYHRVEGGKHIRVWNINPEQYDAQLEAFIGKVLPEVEG